The following nucleotide sequence is from Carassius gibelio isolate Cgi1373 ecotype wild population from Czech Republic chromosome A24, carGib1.2-hapl.c, whole genome shotgun sequence.
CCTTTGCCCCCGACTCCCCGATGCCGTTACCCTGCAGACTGAAGCAGAAATAGGAAATCATAGCACACTTTGACACACATCGCACTGGACTTATCACGCCGAGGTGAAAAGTGACAGTGACTGCAAATTTAATATAATCAATGTTCAGAATCACACCCACAGCCAGTGCAAAAAAATTCACCACATGTGCCAAGCAACCGTGACACACTGTGATTGAACCTCTCACAGACAGACGGCGGCGGTTCACACatagacccacacacacacacacacacacacacacacacacacactgacttgaTGTAGGTGAGCTGATGGTTTCCTCTCAGCGCAGTAGCGATGAAGATCGCTCCGTCCATCCCCAGAGCATTCTCCTgtagactacacacacacactgtttcaaCATTCATGTTCTGTTTCGAGTACAGAAATGCTCTTAGTTTCTGTTTCCAGAAACATATTAACAGCacggctgttttcaacattgatattaatcagaaatgtttcttgagaagcagatcagcatattatcatgatttctgaagatcatgtgacactgaagactggaggaatggtgctgaaaatacagctgtgcatcacagaaataaattacagtttacaatatattcacatagaaaattcattccttctttctttttttttttacattgtacatttTGCAAATGTTCAAAACTGATTACTATTCTGGATCCCAGCTCATTTTGTGGTGAAAACTGCTTCAATAACATCTCTCAAACATGCTTTGATAGGTTACAGGAAGGTTTAGTGAAAATAATGTGGTCTGTAGACATACTTCAGACTTCTCAAGCTCCTGTTGTTCTTCAGAGCGCTGGAAAACGCCTTCGCTCCTTCCATCCCAATGGAGTTTCCACGCAGACTAAACAAAAATGATCAATATTGAGTTTTTAAAGAGAGTTTATCATACACTGTGTCAAGTTTTTTCTTATCTCTTTTGTTCTAGTTGTAtgcagaaattatgtttctgtttaaaggtttggggtcagtaagaaattcgttttaaaaaaaaaaaacaaattatttagagaagatgcattaaattgactaaaagtgacttacagaagatttcgatttcaaataaatgctgttctttttaacattttattaatcaaagattcATGGAAAATACTGTAGATGTATTATGGTTTGCATAACAATAtgaagcagctcaactgttttcaacattaattataatccgaaatgtttcttgaatcataagaatgatttctgaagatcatgtgacactgaagccttctgaaaattcagctgtgcatcacaggaataaattacattttaaaacatattacaaaagaaaacaggtatttaacattgtaaaaatatttcaagattttactgtatttttgaccgtATAAATACAGCctgggtgagcagaagagacttactCGAGTGTATGAAGGCTTTCGTTGACCACCAGAGCATCCGCTAGTGCAACGGCCCCTGATTTCCCAGCTGATACACCCTGAAGACTTCACAACACACATGTGCAAggtcagacacagacacagtcaTGAGATAATGAAGAAAACTGAGTGAGACTCACTAGAGCACGCTGAGAGAAGAGTTTGACCTCAGAGCACAGGCCAGAGCAATGACGCCGCTGTCACCGAGAGCGTTCTCCTGCAGACTGACAGAGAGACACTACACATATCACTATCCTACAATCAACCTGAGACATGCACTTTTTCAAACTAAATGTTCATTCCGATAAGAACCTGTCATTCGGGTGAAGTGGAGAGCCAAAACGTTACACCAAGAGCTTTTCATTCTCTAGTTCTTTAGTGAACCTTCTATGTTTTAGAGCTTTGAAGGACACATAAACCAAAAGGCAGATCTGAAGAACCTGTACattcctaaaaataaaggtttgaaTGTTTTCACGGCAATAATAACCATTTTAGGTTCCCCAAAGAATATTTCAGTGAGCAAttcctaaaagaaaaaaagatcttagTGTGAagagtattttaaaaatgtaaagacatttttttttttactttaaagaaccttttgtggaatggaaaggttccatggatgtaaAACATTCTTCATGTAACAATGGATTCCAATAAAACACACTCTTAAAAGAaaaggttctttactggcatctatggttccagaaagaacatttaacatccatggaacctttccagtccacaaaaggttttttattgtgtaaaaaaaaagttatttagacttaaaataaaaaaataaaaaaaaataaaaaaataaaaaataaataaaaaaaaaagttctttgaaacttttaaatggttcttttaagaactgtttgctGTTACATTGTTAAaaccccttttggaacctttatttttaagagtggaaGGAACGATCCAGAACCAGAAGtgcttcaaagcagctttacagaacagCTTTAGTTTTTTTCAATATGGTGTCTGAGAAATCAACAACATGGCAGTGATCTGAGGAGAGTTTGATGCATGAGGATGGAGATGGAGATGTTCTTACTCCAGCAGCTGAACGCAGGTGTTGCTCATGAGAGACTGTGCTAAAGCTTTAGCGGCTCCGGTCTTTATGAAGTTCCACTGGAGACtgaaacaaacacagaaacaaacacagaggTGCATTTATGACTACATAAGTCATTTAAATGTCAAGCAGATTTCTAAAGTCAACACCTGCGTGACCTTGGATGACCTCAGTGATGTCATTACCTGACCAAGAGTCATCTCATTAGTACATCTACTTTgtcttaaatgtatttgtaggttcatttaaaagtgtttgtgtgtttgatgtTTCTGAAGGttccatgagtgtgtgtgtgagaatgtgtgtgttctCTCACTGTAAAGAGGTGATGGCTCGGTTGACCCTCATGGCTTCAGCGATGGCCGTCACTCCCTCATCATGAAGTAGATTAGCAGTcagacttaaacacacacacacacacacacacacacacacacacacacacacacagataaatgaTTTGTAATACATTCAGGTTGTGAAGATAACAAATGCTCAATACATTGTGACGCACAGAGtgctacatacatttttacatgactttgtgaaagaaaatgctttagttttgtatatatcatattttaatttgatcGATGAAcagcacataaacttctgttttaCTAAACtctcaaaaatataataaatctgATTATATCGCTTCAAAACTAAAAAtgattatataatgaatatacatttgtgagttaataataaaaataataaatgtattcaaaaaattattataaaattagtattatttaataaaaaaaataaaaaattatatatatatatatatatatatatatatatatatataaaatttttataattttttttctttttttataggaaattaaaaaaaaagtattatttcttgCATAAAATTTCAAATTTGTAGTCTGtttaataattagttttttagctttattatatatacaaataatatatatatatatatatatatatatatatatatatatatatatatatataaataaatacaaatagctttattttatatatatatattttttttaagaaaatatatataattaagctAATTATATTTACTAAAGAtggaaacatattttattttaactaataaatatttataataatttacaatatttataatagtaaaatatttatagtatttatagtatatattatattgtgtgaaaaaaaaacatgtacattattttaagttttaaagtaGCTTTATACCAAAAACAGTAAATGACAACGGTATGTGCTGATTTTGACTAATTAAGCATGAGTGTTGTGTGTACTTACTCGAGTTCTCTAAGACAAGTGTTGACTTTTAAGGCTTTGGCGATGTCTTTGGCTCCAGTGACTCCTATCGAATTCTCCCTTAGACTGCCATCAAATAGACATACAAAGTCAGTAATATTTTTTAGCCAGAACATATGTTTGAATAGTTTAATACTGTGGTGTTTGGCATTGACATACTTCAGACAGCTGAGACCGTGGTTTGACTGAAGAGCGTGTGAGAGAGCTTTAATGCCTCTGTCACTCACCGAGTTACTCTGAAGACTGAGAGAGGGAGTCCGATCAGACGTTCGTTCACCTTCATCGACTGgatatttgtaattaaatcatTGATTCAGTATGTTTTACCTGAGCCTGCGGAGTATGTCGTTGACCATAAGAGCCTGAGCCAGAGCTACTGTTCCCAAATCACCCAAATGATTGCTGGAGACACTGCATTAACATTCATACGGACACAATTATTTTCAGTAGTGTTGAATGGGATTCGATTTGGTGCTGACGCTTCAGATTCTTACTTGAGATCTTGTAGAGTTTGATTCTTTTTAAGGGCTTCTCCGATTTTTTTCACTCCTTCTGGCCCGATGCCATTTTTCTGAATGCTGCAATGCATGGAGATTAGCGTTTATGATGCTttgttgaaacacacacacacacacacacacacacacacacacagactcacttcAGTGTGGTGAGTTTTCGGTTTGATTGAAGCACCTCTGCCAGTGCACGTGCTCCTTCATCTTCTATGTGGTTATTCTGCAGACTACATGAATAAACACACATATGCTCATTTATATGTGCACAAGCATGTATTGCTTTAATGTAttcaatttgaaatatataaaaaaacatttcattttataagtaaataaaataaatacataaattttataaattaaatatataatatttaaaatttcagatgtaacaattttattatgttatatttattattatgcattaactttattattataaatagttttacATTAGATAATTGGACAATTTAAATtctatgtaaatgtattaattggaaaaaaatatatatatttaatttcataaataaaatgttatgcattttaaatattataatataaaaaatttgttAAGTGTAACAATTCTTAAATGGTTTATCAACCTACTTGACTGACACAAGGACCTGGTTCATTTTAAGGGCCTCACACAACGTCTTTGCTCCCTTGGCGCCAATGTTGTTGCCACGAAGACTAAGacgaaaaagatcaattttatttaACATCCTTAATTTCTCTTGGCAATTCAGATTATAAGGATCAAAGGCACAGAAACATATATCAGATTAGTTTGCATTATATTATTCAATGACCTTGTAACTGCAagtgaaaatacaaaaaagttataaaattaataaaaaaaggcaCTGACTCCAGGGTTGTGAGAGTTCGGTTGACGAGTAGAGCCCGACTGAGTGGTTTAATGCCTTTACTGCTTATGGAGTTATCAGCCAGActacaaaagagaaagaaagagagttaAACAAGTTAAAGGCTGCAAAAGTGCAAAAGTGCAAAAGTGTAGTGTCtgcaagtctcttctgctcaccgaggctgcttTTACTTCaccaaaactacagtaaaaactaaaacattttgaaatattattacaatttaaaataactgttatatattttaaattgtaatttattcttgtgatcaaagcagtattttcagcatcattcccccagtcttcagtgtcccatgatccttcagaaatcattctaatatgctgattttcagCTCAACAAACATTAATGTGTGTCTCTACCTGAGCATCTGAATATGGCACTCTTTGGCACTCAGCAGACTTCCCAACAGTTCCATGGTGCCTTCCTTAAATTCATTGTTTTCCATTCTGcattacacacatacatatgtaagGATACACAAGAgattaacaatgaaaaataactttattttaacaAATCTGTATAAACATGCATGTTTTACCTCAGCTTACTGCAGTAGAGCAGCTGTGGGAGGAGCCTCTTCAAGGAGGAGGAGTCTAGGCAGTTGGACAGTTGCGTCTCTTCAGTACATGCGTCTGATACTTGCAACAAGTAGGCGAGCACAGCACAAACTCCGCCCTTTAGCTTCCCCCGCAGGCTGCAGTTAATGAGATCGTCCTCTACGGATCGTAGCCACTCCCCCTGCTGCAGCTCCGCTAGACACGTTACCATCGTGACGCTGCGCATGCTAACGGCGTCGCCTGCTGTCCCGGTCACCGTGTTCTGAAGCAAAGTTGTCGCTGTTGTGCGCTGTGTCACCTGCTCTTCGTGCCCAACGCCCAATGAACTTCCTAGCAAAGTGCCAGCTGCCGGAGACATCAGCCCTGACAGGAAGCGCATGAAGAGGTCGAGGTTGCCTTGAGGCGCGGTGTCCGATTGGTTGGTTTTCTGCAGCGCAGCACGGTAGTGACTGTGGAATCCAATGCGAGGCCAGGAAACGGCACTTTCAGAGAACAGATCGAACATCCCGCGCCTCAACGAAACGTAGTAAAAGAGCGCCCCCATGAACTCCTGCACGGATGTGTGCGTGAACTGCCACGCAATGCTATCGGACAACCAGCTTTGCCTGCGTTGGAGGATGCGACAGGCGAGAGTCCCGCCTTGAGGTGGTACATCGACGCCGTAAGTTCGTAATTCAGCCTCGCTGAATGTATACCGTCGACGCAAGAGGCTATAAAAAGCAAGACGACCCAGAGTGCCAAGTGGCTTTCTGATGCCGCCACTGGGTGCTTCTGATCCTGAGAGGTGTGGCCAACAGTAGTGGGCGTAGACTTCTGTTAATATTCTAGGAAGGGGTGTGGCTTCTGACTCTAACTTTAGAAGGCGTGACAGCGTAGTTATGATAATGTGGCAAACCGCCGGCACAGAAGACAAAATAAGCAATGGTTTCTGGAAATTTAGGTAAGTCCAAACTTTGGATGAGATGTCCTCGGGTGTGTTCGTTTGAGACGGTGAGCTCTCTTGGGATAACGAATACACATCTAGTTTGTTGGTATCACAGTGATTAATATAATTCTGTATTTGTGTTCTGGAAAGAGGCGGGGCTTCCGTCACGCGATCGACCAATCCCGCCGGAACTTTCGCCCCAGTGCCAGGCTTTGACAAAAGCCAGAGCGTCGCCCCTGGCAATAGGTTACCTCGGACAATGTTTGCAATAAGGTCCGACACAGGAATTTCGCGACGGGGGTCGCTAGTGGGCGGGGCATCTGCGAAATCCAGCGACTGGCGAAATTCTTCCAATCCATCCAAAATGAGCAACACTTTGCAGGATTCGTTAAATATAATTACGTCCACATTATCATACGGAACATACAATCGCAGCAAGCGCTCGACCGATAGCCGATCGAAATTGCTCAATTCCCAGCATGCAATGGGGATTGCGAGACTCAGCTCTGGATAGATCTGACTGGCGCTCCATTGCTGGATAAAACGACTGACAATTTGGCTCTTCCCACTGCCAGCCACACCAATTGTCAGTGTCACGCGAGGGGCGGTGCTAACTCTCGTCAAAGGAGTGATCAGCTGGTCCAATCCCAGCGCTCGACCATGAAGAGGCCCCGCCCCTCTGTTGACTGACACCTGTACAAGGTCGTGTTCTCGCTGCTGAAGGTCAGATACGCACTCTATGAGGAGTAAAGTGGAATTGGAGTTATCAGCAACTTGCAATGATGAATTTTCATGTTCTTTTAGTCGCTGAAGGAGAGCATCTTTATAAGGTCGAACCACAGAGTCTGGGGAGGGAAAGAGAGAAGTAATcaactctggaaaaaaaaaaagcagaaaataataataaattaatcacACGCACTTACCATGTACAGTGATAAGGTTGAACTCAGTCAGGTGTGAACTTTGAAGATAAGCCTGAAGGGAGGCGCCATGTGGATCAGTGACAGACAGACACTCAACCAATAATTGCACTTTATCCTTCAAAGACCCCGTTTCCTGGATAAGCCCCGCCTCCTGTGCACTAAGCAAGTCTGCCATTCTCATGTGATGGACCACATTTACCAAAATGGAGGAGGATAAGAACCGTTGCAATAATGTCTGGTGTCTGCATAACCACCCGGGATCTGAggaacaaacacatacacaaacatatcaTTCAGTGTAAGAAATGCATACGGTTTTAAAATAAGGGATACACAGATACTGAATTTCTGGCCCGTattgataaatatttttattaatcataattatttaaaattatgaatatatatttttatatttatgcattttcatatttacagtaatattaatagATGAAAACCGAGAAAAAAAGGacagtattataaatatataatacgatttatatttaaaaattaaattaaaatttttaaatacaaatata
It contains:
- the LOC127946397 gene encoding NLR family CARD domain-containing protein 3 isoform X1; the encoded protein is MDRHSHIPWQEEYCYLDLKSNTQKQETSKKMEGTDPGWLCRHQTLLQRFLSSSILVNVVHHMRMADLLSAQEAGLIQETGSLKDKVQLLVECLSVTDPHGASLQAYLQSSHLTEFNLITVHDSVVRPYKDALLQRLKEHENSSLQVADNSNSTLLLIECVSDLQQREHDLVQVSVNRGAGPLHGRALGLDQLITPLTRVSTAPRVTLTIGVAGSGKSQIVSRFIQQWSASQIYPELSLAIPIACWELSNFDRLSVERLLRLYVPYDNVDVIIFNESCKVLLILDGLEEFRQSLDFADAPPTSDPRREIPVSDLIANIVRGNLLPGATLWLLSKPGTGAKVPAGLVDRVTEAPPLSRTQIQNYINHCDTNKLDVYSLSQESSPSQTNTPEDISSKVWTYLNFQKPLLILSSVPAVCHIIITTLSRLLKLESEATPLPRILTEVYAHYCWPHLSGSEAPSGGIRKPLGTLGRLAFYSLLRRRYTFSEAELRTYGVDVPPQGGTLACRILQRRQSWLSDSIAWQFTHTSVQEFMGALFYYVSLRRGMFDLFSESAVSWPRIGFHSHYRAALQKTNQSDTAPQGNLDLFMRFLSGLMSPAAGTLLGSSLGVGHEEQVTQRTTATTLLQNTVTGTAGDAVSMRSVTMVTCLAELQQGEWLRSVEDDLINCSLRGKLKGGVCAVLAYLLQVSDACTEETQLSNCLDSSSLKRLLPQLLYCSKLRMENNEFKEGTMELLGSLLSAKECHIQMLSLADNSISSKGIKPLSRALLVNRTLTTLDLRGNNIGAKGAKTLCEALKMNQVLVSVNLQNNHIEDEGARALAEVLQSNRKLTTLNIQKNGIGPEGVKKIGEALKKNQTLQDLNVSSNHLGDLGTVALAQALMVNDILRRLSLQSNSVSDRGIKALSHALQSNHGLSCLNLRENSIGVTGAKDIAKALKVNTCLRELDLTANLLHDEGVTAIAEAMRVNRAITSLHLQWNFIKTGAAKALAQSLMSNTCVQLLDLQENALGDSGVIALACALRSNSSLSVLYLQGVSAGKSGAVALADALVVNESLHTLDLRGNSIGMEGAKAFSSALKNNRSLRSLNLQENALGMDGAIFIATALRGNHQLTYINLQGNGIGESGAKVVSDAIKAGAPDCVVDI
- the LOC127946397 gene encoding NLR family CARD domain-containing protein 3 isoform X2; this encodes MDRHSHIPWQEEYCYLDLKSNTQKQETSKKMEDPGWLCRHQTLLQRFLSSSILVNVVHHMRMADLLSAQEAGLIQETGSLKDKVQLLVECLSVTDPHGASLQAYLQSSHLTEFNLITVHDSVVRPYKDALLQRLKEHENSSLQVADNSNSTLLLIECVSDLQQREHDLVQVSVNRGAGPLHGRALGLDQLITPLTRVSTAPRVTLTIGVAGSGKSQIVSRFIQQWSASQIYPELSLAIPIACWELSNFDRLSVERLLRLYVPYDNVDVIIFNESCKVLLILDGLEEFRQSLDFADAPPTSDPRREIPVSDLIANIVRGNLLPGATLWLLSKPGTGAKVPAGLVDRVTEAPPLSRTQIQNYINHCDTNKLDVYSLSQESSPSQTNTPEDISSKVWTYLNFQKPLLILSSVPAVCHIIITTLSRLLKLESEATPLPRILTEVYAHYCWPHLSGSEAPSGGIRKPLGTLGRLAFYSLLRRRYTFSEAELRTYGVDVPPQGGTLACRILQRRQSWLSDSIAWQFTHTSVQEFMGALFYYVSLRRGMFDLFSESAVSWPRIGFHSHYRAALQKTNQSDTAPQGNLDLFMRFLSGLMSPAAGTLLGSSLGVGHEEQVTQRTTATTLLQNTVTGTAGDAVSMRSVTMVTCLAELQQGEWLRSVEDDLINCSLRGKLKGGVCAVLAYLLQVSDACTEETQLSNCLDSSSLKRLLPQLLYCSKLRMENNEFKEGTMELLGSLLSAKECHIQMLSLADNSISSKGIKPLSRALLVNRTLTTLDLRGNNIGAKGAKTLCEALKMNQVLVSVNLQNNHIEDEGARALAEVLQSNRKLTTLNIQKNGIGPEGVKKIGEALKKNQTLQDLNVSSNHLGDLGTVALAQALMVNDILRRLSLQSNSVSDRGIKALSHALQSNHGLSCLNLRENSIGVTGAKDIAKALKVNTCLRELDLTANLLHDEGVTAIAEAMRVNRAITSLHLQWNFIKTGAAKALAQSLMSNTCVQLLDLQENALGDSGVIALACALRSNSSLSVLYLQGVSAGKSGAVALADALVVNESLHTLDLRGNSIGMEGAKAFSSALKNNRSLRSLNLQENALGMDGAIFIATALRGNHQLTYINLQGNGIGESGAKVVSDAIKAGAPDCVVDI